ACCTTGtggaattttcaaattatttgaaacaaagatTAGAATGATTAAATTGCTTAACGGTGCCTTTGTTTGGGTCACCTTATGAAACatgtattttatatacataatgcGTTCTAACATATGGATGGATCTCGCTGACAAATGTTAAGTGGCTAAGgtaccattaaaaaattttaaatccgcaaattgaaaaagtttaagaataCATGAGTTCACAGGTAATGAATTTTTGCTGAGATTTGGAATATCTAACTACAACTAGCTAATGTCATTGAGTTAGAGCAAAAAgagattttactcaaattaaaaatgcatgtatGTAGGGAATACAGGAAATATCAGAAGAAAAGCTGAATGCTTGGTTGACTTAGGATTGAAAACAGGAAAGAAAGCTCAATGATTAGTTGACTTAGGATTGAAAACAGGAAGAAAAGCTCAATACTTGGTAGACTTTGGTttgaaaacaggaaaaaaaatctcaatgcTTGTTTGATTTAGGATTAAAAACAGGAAGAAAAGCTCAATACTTGGTAGACTTTGGTTTGAAAACTGGAAGAAAAGTTCAATGCTTGGTTGACTCTGGTttgaaaacaggaaaaaaaaaagctcaatgCTTGGTTgatttagaattaaaacaagaaaacaagataaaaactAGCTAAATCGCTGTGCCGTAATTAAATGCTCTTTGCGGAAACATTTAACTAATtctttgaacaaatttaatagtcttcaaaaatgtaaatttaggtTCAAATATCTGAATAGTGTGCTATTAACTATGTGTTGTTACATGAATTAGTTTCtctaacttttttcttcttttaaaattgtaaacaatgtagctattatttttcagatGCTCAATTTTACTGTGCGATGACAACAAATGTAGATATAAGGACTTTTACTATAACAGGCATTATATTGCTCTTGATAAGCTGTGCATGGAATTATCCTCTTCCTCCTCAGAAGAAATATCCCTCTCAAGGTAAATATAAAAGTCATTTCCGTTGTTGTTTCATAGTACTACTTTCTTCAAATCTTACAATGAGTTAATTCTATGTGAAACGATTCGATTGATTTTCCCAAATTACATTCTTCGTAAATAAAATAGGCTTCCTATAGTTTTTCTACGGTGAGAACTCCCTCAgccacaaagtctgagaccGTCTGCTGCTATGAAAACAAGAATGTCACATTTCAGTAGTTTTGCTTCACTCTATTGCTAACACGATAGactgaagaaaaagattccctttctctcgccgaccggagccaaaacctgtcctaaacaatgaccccaacttaaaataattatatctcgTTATCATGATCACCACCAGGgttccagacgaatggctaggggagtttttactttagacaaactataagaTTACATGATTCAACCACTCGCTCCATTTCCCCCTTCTTTATTACCATGGTTTCGGTAGTCTTGTTTTTCCCCATGGCAGTGCGTTTTAGATGGAATGTACAGGCGTTGGGAAAAAAGCAATATTGAAGGTGTTAAAATTGCCTATATATGCTGTTTTCAAGTTCGGCctagagaatttttatttcatacttgtTCCATCCATACAACAGAAATTATTCATCGCACTTCCAGCatgaaattgtattaaattaactgTCTCtgaattgcattaaatttaattgtctctgaattgtattaaatttcgTCTCTTACTTTAAGTTTTTGCAAGACTCCTTTCAtcattacattaataatataagaaaagtaTGCGTTAAACTCTGCAGACattttgattagttttaaatttaaaaaaaaataaatcgtttGGCATCGTTTGGCTTTTTAATACTATCTACTTTGAGTccaatacattttgtttaaagattaacatttattattttaaaaataacactttagaGTGAGAAAAATGGGAGTGCTTCTGATAGTGATTCTATcgtattttaagaactttttgtagttttcctttttgctgaggaaaaaataagaaatacagatgtcaaaaaaaataaataaacgaaacaccctgaataacttttgatctaatgatcgtatcTTCATGCTctaaaactcaatcttaatggttcaaggaggTGACCgcgaatatgctaattaattagtgcagactatattttaagttacgaaatcggacacacaaaaatgtactttctctgaataaatatacctttttttttacggATTCAGATATTTGACCCCCAACATATAGGGtgtagcagcaatctgggaaatatgaatCCCtgtagtttgatcaggagagcgatccgaagtttggaccccttaaaattaatttaactttttgcgcatttcgccatatctctaGAGCCTTCAAACGAAGCTTTCAAGCTTTTTAGAGCTTTcaagctaattgaaaaatatttgcacacaattataaaattcgtttatcgaaagataatttcatgcaaaaaataaattttagtaagtatttattatttttaactattttattaagtaatagtaaaaaaaatggaaaaaaaacatggcaAACATGGAAATATATGGCAAAAGGCAGGATTTGATCAAAATAGGTTGAATAATTCCTTAATGatgtaaataattgtataccgtgcatttcaactattttcgactatagattattatattttattatatataaaatttttattatacttcatttattatatttattatattttatttattatattttatttattacatttcatttattatattttacttattatattttattatatataaaaataataaaatataataaatatttacaaattttttttcataggatttcatctttggataaatgaattttataattgtgggaattttgtttttcaattctcttaaaaagttctcgtgatatggcgaaatgcgcaaaaagtaaaattaacattaaggggttcaaacttttgattgctctcctgactaaactatggggaccatatttcccagattgcgactattttccaaatattttgggtatcaaaaatccaaatccatcgaaaagaaagaatgtttatttagaaaaaatgcgtttttgtgtctgatttcgtaacttaaaatatcatctgcctcaataaattagcatattcgaGGTCACTCTAGCAATTCATTAAGATTATGCcatagaacgtgaagatctgatcattagatcaaaagttattcagggtggtgcgtatttttttttttttggcacactGTGCATTCTGATCTAATATGAATTAtgaatgaaatgcattttttgtaaacttCATATACATGAAACTCCTGATTATTCGATATCAAGTTATCGGCTGTGTGTTATATAAGTGGTCTGGGTTTAAGACAAAATCTTGCGATGCTATATATCACGCAAACGTGCATGTgtgaaatactaaataaattttttttttgcacgttattttgttaaaagaaaaaaattattctgtaatgtttctttgtttaacaaaaatttatctgacacagtgaaatttttctttagatcatttttctatttaagtctAGTTATTTCTGTTTCATAGCGCTTGTTAAGCTACTTAAATTCTGTTTGTGTGCGATTACTGGTccctcagtggactgatcaAGATGAGTGgaaaagacacggttcccagcagatcaccgaagtcaaacatcactggctgctgtcagtgtgtgggtgggtgaccaaaTGGATCAGTATGTGTAAGGACCGCGGGTGTGGTCCTCGacaaactgttctaccgtaaagtactcAACTTCAAGGGCAGGTCGTtggactaccgaagcgggggtgcaatcccctctgcagaggatcaaaattgtgagggcatgtcttcggatcatcctcgagGATGCTttccagactgtcgccaatggCCCAATGTGCAGCTTTagagcgacgtaaatgaactgcaacaacaacaacaaaattattgaaaataaaaatgattagtCTTTTAATTGAAACATCAAATTCAATGTGTGTTTTCTCTAgtaattaatctattttatttcttttaggaaAAATTGTGGCAATGACAAAGAAATCATGTCGAGATCTTGTTGGCAATACAGGAATATGCATGTTTAAATGGGATTGCATTAGCTTGAAAGGCATAACATTATCAACATGTGTTGATGGATTTCTCTTTGGCGCATGTTGTATGTTGGAGAGAAAGAATAATTCAACTTTTAATGAAtctttttctaaacaatttagTTCTGATTATCAAAGCAATACCATTTCACATTTAGTAGATTCTAACTCAAATATAGATgaagtaacattaaaaacaaaatcaactcAACCTACGGACAATCCTTCTTTTACTCATAatgttagtaatattttatcatctacaactgaatttaaaaatgcaataattgatACAAGAAACTCAAATCAGCAGCTTAGTAATCAAAGTAtcgaaataaatacatttaaattgccAAACTCTAGCTCTTCAGAAACAAACACTGTACCTGATTTTGATGTCCAGagttttgattcttttaaattttctaataagttTAGTGAAACAACAAAAGATATCGCGAATCATACTcccatttttcaatattggttTATGTCcagcaaatattttactgaCTTATACAACGCAACAGAGTTGTATGAAACTGAAAACCTATTTCAAGAAACTGAGGAGgaaaatataactgaaaagaATCTATACTCAACAATCGAACAAACTTCAGATGGTGAGTTaacaaatgaaatcaaaaagcGCACTACAGGTTTTTACGAATCGCCTCATACCGAGACTACCgattcaaaaagagaaattaaaacaacaacaaatagtGAAAATCTCAATGATTCTAAAATTCGAGAAAAAGAAGATACTTTATCTACAGTAGAAAATGAATTTAgcaatagtaataattatttatttactgtagaTGAGTTTTCAGAAACAAATCCTTCAACTTTGAGTTTTGAAGGTACAGAGGAAAgcaaaagttatataaattccaacataataacaaacaataatCTGCAAGAAAggaacaataatataaaaacttcccCTATCTGGTTCGAGCAAACGCATCCAATTAATGTAGAACTTACTGGGATGACAGCAAATACTTATTCAAATTTGCAAACAGAAACTTCTTCTCCAAGCACAACAATGGTCAATGAAAAACATAcggaagaatttaaaaatagttattttaaggaGAAAGAGCTAACCACCAAAATGTCTgctgttgaaaataataaatttagaacaacGATTGACGGAAAAACTACCAAACAAAACACACAAGATTACACTgataatgattattttgaaacGAATTTTACAAGTTTTCCAGCCCACGAAACCAATgacgaaatattaaatatctcatTAGATGAGCTTAAAAACtcttactttcaaaatatttcatttttttctctttccgcTAAGCCCACTCAAGATTTTGAGCAGAGCATCATTTTTCCTATTACTCAAAATCACGAACAGTTTAATAATATGTCACAGAATTTCTCACCAACACCGTTGTATTTCAAAAGCACATTTGAATACCAGTATGATTCCaatagcacttttaaaaattcgtatGAATTCGGACAAGAAACGAATGTTTCTAAAAACCTTCTGGGTTTCAGTAACATTACTGTTTCCGATTATATAAACTTTTCcgaaaattacaatatttcatcaaattttgatattaatagtagttatcaaaatattcatattcCACAGAAACTTGCAAATCATTCTAAAAATCATGATCTGCTTAGTGATTCAACTAGTCCTTTAAATATTGTAGAACAAATTACAAGTGATTCTACAACAatcgattttgaaaatgaagctAATAACTCTTCCGAACTTTTTAATGtacttgaaattataaataaccatGCAGCAAAGCCTTCTAGTTTAAATTCCATTGATTACAGAATTACCACGCCTCCAAATAAATCAGAAAGTGCCGAATTTGATatcaataagaaaatttctgtttcaaataCAGAACACCCTATaggtaatttgaatttttcaactgAAAACACTTCCTCACAAAcaatagaaaatgatttttcttcaaCAGTAGAAAGTCCCATTGTAAATTATTCAGATATTACGAATCATAATACCGAGACTGTAGCCACAACAACAAATATGCAAACTGCTTTTTTGTTTGAATCTTCTTCAGGATATCCGAATTCTAGTCAAAGTTTGGATGTTGACGAAAATAACATCTTAATAAATGACACAGGTTTAAATACAATTCAagatatttcaaactttattaatttaaattcggTTAACTATAGTGCTCACATTTATTCGGTTACTGAAGCTTTTGCAAGTGGTACAGCAAACAATTATGTTACTTTGGAGAATGTAAAACCAACAGACCCGGCCGAATATGAAAGTCTGACGTTAAGTCAAGAAAGCCAGATCACTTTGCTTACATCTAtcataatggaaaataatagtGAATTAGCATCAACTGAAAATACATCTTTTggagaaaattcttttacaaccttaaatttaaataatataacggTACTATCTAACCAAGATATAAAAAGTACAAACCCTGAAGAACTTCCTACTAGACTTGAGACTATGTTATCTGATAGCCAAGTATTATTATCAACTGTTTCTATACCACCCTCCACGCTTAATAGTTCTGATAAATGGGTGAAGGAAACTTCTACAGCCCAACAAACTACAGAATTTCCTGACAATTTAACAGATCTATCTATTCTGTTTGATATTGTGCCAATGTCTCCCACGTCTGCATCTAGTGAATTGAATACAGTTGAATCTTTCACAAACACCACATCTCCTACGCTTCAGAATTTAGAAACAACAACGGAATATATTCGGTGGAACTATAAAAAAGGTATACCGTTTACATGTCTTTAGCTAATCAATgacttaattttagaattatgacTGTTTATATTAAcatgtacactgtaaaaaaaacgtTTCTCGGAATTGAGCATAAGTGCGTCGAAATTGTTCGAAACAAATACTAGTCAAATTCGCAAAACACGCA
This region of Parasteatoda tepidariorum isolate YZ-2023 chromosome X1, CAS_Ptep_4.0, whole genome shotgun sequence genomic DNA includes:
- the LOC107438531 gene encoding uncharacterized protein, producing MTTNVDIRTFTITGIILLLISCAWNYPLPPQKKYPSQGKIVAMTKKSCRDLVGNTGICMFKWDCISLKGITLSTCVDGFLFGACCMLERKNNSTFNESFSKQFSSDYQSNTISHLVDSNSNIDEVTLKTKSTQPTDNPSFTHNVSNILSSTTEFKNAIIDTRNSNQQLSNQSIEINTFKLPNSSSSETNTVPDFDVQSFDSFKFSNKFSETTKDIANHTPIFQYWFMSSKYFTDLYNATELYETENLFQETEEENITEKNLYSTIEQTSDGELTNEIKKRTTGFYESPHTETTDSKREIKTTTNSENLNDSKIREKEDTLSTVENEFSNSNNYLFTVDEFSETNPSTLSFEGTEESKSYINSNIITNNNLQERNNNIKTSPIWFEQTHPINVELTGMTANTYSNLQTETSSPSTTMVNEKHTEEFKNSYFKEKELTTKMSAVENNKFRTTIDGKTTKQNTQDYTDNDYFETNFTSFPAHETNDEILNISLDELKNSYFQNISFFSLSAKPTQDFEQSIIFPITQNHEQFNNMSQNFSPTPLYFKSTFEYQYDSNSTFKNSYEFGQETNVSKNLLGFSNITVSDYINFSENYNISSNFDINSSYQNIHIPQKLANHSKNHDLLSDSTSPLNIVEQITSDSTTIDFENEANNSSELFNVLEIINNHAAKPSSLNSIDYRITTPPNKSESAEFDINKKISVSNTEHPIGNLNFSTENTSSQTIENDFSSTVESPIVNYSDITNHNTETVATTTNMQTAFLFESSSGYPNSSQSLDVDENNILINDTGLNTIQDISNFINLNSVNYSAHIYSVTEAFASGTANNYVTLENVKPTDPAEYESLTLSQESQITLLTSIIMENNSELASTENTSFGENSFTTLNLNNITVLSNQDIKSTNPEELPTRLETMLSDSQVLLSTVSIPPSTLNSSDKWVKETSTAQQTTEFPDNLTDLSILFDIVPMSPTSASSELNTVESFTNTTSPTLQNLETTTEYIRWNYKKDCGVRLMQPIGRIVGGKNTHFGKWPWQALVKEATWLGLFIKNKCGGVLITAKYVLTAAHCQPGFLASLIVVLGIHDLGGTLDNKASIIRNVRRMVIHRHYNAQTFENDLALLEMESEIEFLPYVVPICFPHQNEDFTGKMAFVTGWGKLTHGGDVPNILQEVQVPIVGNGDCQRMFFHAGHKKAIRSNFVCAGYTNGGQDSCEGDSGGPLMVQREDRRWVLVGTVSHGIGCADPNLPGVYMRMSSYRPWIDSIIHK